From the genome of Melitaea cinxia chromosome 12, ilMelCinx1.1, whole genome shotgun sequence, one region includes:
- the LOC123658470 gene encoding replication factor C subunit 3, whose protein sequence is MSLWVDKHRPRDLMKLDYHKDQAVRLKSLVQQSDFPHLLVYGPSGAGKKTRIMCLLRELYGSGSERLRQETMHFTTPSNKKIEIMTVSSNYHIEVNPTDVGIHDRVVIMDLVKNVAQTHQIDSSGQREFKVVILNEVDDLTKDAQHALRRTMEKYVSTCRLILIANSISRVIPAIRSRCLTIRVSAPTEAEISNVLHIVCKKEGLSLPTELAMRIAKSADRNLRRALLMCEACKVQQYPFTADQKVPEPDWQIFIRDTAKMALSEQTPKKLGEVRQKLYELIIHGIPPDIIFAGLLKELVRNCDMSMKCQIASHAAQFEHRMRLGNKPIFHLEAFVAKFMAIYKKFMEESLGDVF, encoded by the coding sequence ATGAGTCTTTGGGTTGACAAACATCGACCAAGAGATTTAATGAAATTAGATTATCACAAAGATCAAGCTGTTCGGTTAAAAAGTTTAGTTCAACAAAGTGATTTCCCTCATCTACTTGTTTACGGTCCATCGGGAGCCGGTAAAAAAACTAGGATTATGTGTTTGTTAAGAGAGCTTTATGGATCAGGATCGGAACGTCTTAGACAGGAAACAATGCATTTCACTACGCCTTCTAATAAGAAAATCGAAATTATGACTGTAAGTAGTAATTATCATATTGAGGTTAATCCAACTGATGTCGGTATACATGATCGTGTTGTCATTATGGACTTAGTGAAAAATGTAGCGCAAACGCATCAAATTGATTCCTCTGGCCAACGTGAGTTTAAAGTTGTTATATTAAATGAAGTTGATGATTTAACAAAAGATGCGCAACATGCTTTGCGTCGAACAATGGAGAAATATGTTTCCACTTGCCGACTTATACTTATAGCCAATTCGATTTCAAGAGTCATTCCAGCTATCAGATCACGTTGCCTAACAATAAGAGTTTCTGCACCAACAGAAgctgaaatttcaaatgtactACATATTGTGTGTAAGAAGGAAGGATTAAGTTTACCTACAGAATTAGCTATGCGTATTGCAAAGAGTGCTGACAGAAATTTGCGTCGTGCATTATTGATGTGTGAGGCATGTAAAGTCCAACAATATCCATTTACAGCTGACCAAAAAGTCCCGGAACCTGATTGGCAAATATTTATAAGAGACACTGCAAAAATGGCATTGTCGGAACAAACTCCTAAGAAACTTGGTGAAGTGAGACAGAAGCTGTATGAACTAATAATACATGGTATTCCACCAGATATAATTTTTGCTGGTTTATTGAAAGAACTGGTGCGTAATTGTGATATGAGCATGAAATGTCAAATTGCAAGTCATGCGGCTCAATTTGAACATAGAATGCGGCTTGGAAATAAGCCTATATTTCATCTGGAAGCTTTTGTAGCAAAATTTATGGCTATCTACAAAAAATTTATGGAAGAGTCTCTTGGTgatgtattttaa
- the LOC123658700 gene encoding uncharacterized protein LOC123658700, producing the protein MQKLLTVPITTSTALPFPVCGAESIECLRRGLRTFFFLMDSEYQGMKSVDPVILNSLTVALPDEQLSFLLRRVNVTGAKWTKLVERKFNLPGGKNGVRFISDLHVTGELTMMMSTRLDPLFARMTMDIQDVESNVTYTWAGQRGYDNEDYILIGPERVAVRNARTPSFFLQTDTMEDRNVMERMLLMKPAVLDHISNEITISIMHSIVDNFRLFASKVPAKNYYTFIDNN; encoded by the exons ATGCAGAAGCTATTAACTGTTCCAATAA CCACAAGCACAGCCCTCCCATTCCCAGTATGTGGGGCAGAGAGCATCGAATGCCTTCGACGAGGGTTACGAACATTTTTCTTCCTCATGGATTCAGAATACCAGGGGATGAAGTCCGTTGATCCAGTTATATTAAATAGCCTCACAGTCGCTCTGCCTGACGAGCAACTGTCATTTTTGTTGAGGCGCGTCAATGTAACAGGTGCGAAATGGACCAAGCTCGTAGAAAGAAA gttTAATTTGCCTGGTGGCAAAAATGGAGTTCGATTTATTAGTGACCTCCATGTCACCGGTGAACTAACAATGATGATGTCGACGAGGTTGGATCCTTTATTTGCCCGAATGACAATGGATATAC agGATGTTGAAAGTAATGTGACATACACATGGGCAGGTCAACGAGGTTATGACAACGAAGATTACATCTTAATAGGACCCGAAAGGGTCGCTGTACGAAATGCGCGAACCCCATCTTTCTTTTTGCAGACAG ATACTATGGAGGATAGAAACGTGATGGAACGAATGCTTCTAATGAAACCTGCTGTTCTAGACCATATATCAAATGAAATAACAATATCTATAATGCATTCCATCGTAGATAACTTTAGATTATTTGCTAGCAAAGTACCAGCCAAGAATTATTATACCTTTATTGACAACAattaa